One genomic window of Evansella cellulosilytica DSM 2522 includes the following:
- the purR gene encoding pur operon repressor, giving the protein MKYRRSGRLVDMTNYFLSHPHQQIPLTHFSEAYQSAKSSISEDISIIKEVFESKHIGTISTTAGASGGVTFVPTVARQQTEELIDRLCDRLEEPERLLPGGYLYMMDIIGDPNLMQELGRVFASKFRDASVDAVMTMATKGIPLAYAVAGHLNVPVSIVRAQHRITEGSIVSINYVSGSQKRIQTMSLARRSLKPNSNVLIIDDFMKAGGTIRGMMDLVSEFQSSIAGIGVLTEAVHDEEKLVSDYVSLTKLSEVDLKAKQIKVEQGNIFSLDYSYED; this is encoded by the coding sequence ATGAAATATCGTAGAAGTGGTCGTTTAGTAGATATGACAAATTATTTTTTATCGCATCCACATCAACAAATTCCTTTAACACATTTTTCTGAAGCTTATCAGTCTGCCAAATCTTCAATTAGTGAAGATATCTCAATTATAAAAGAGGTATTTGAAAGTAAACATATTGGAACAATTAGTACTACTGCTGGTGCCTCTGGTGGCGTTACTTTTGTCCCTACAGTTGCTAGGCAGCAAACAGAGGAATTGATTGATCGTTTATGTGATAGATTAGAGGAACCTGAACGCTTATTGCCTGGTGGCTACTTATATATGATGGATATAATTGGTGATCCGAATTTAATGCAGGAGTTAGGAAGAGTTTTTGCATCAAAGTTCCGAGATGCTTCTGTCGACGCGGTTATGACAATGGCTACAAAAGGGATTCCATTAGCATATGCAGTTGCTGGGCATTTAAATGTGCCAGTAAGTATTGTCCGTGCACAACATCGAATTACAGAAGGTTCGATAGTAAGTATTAACTATGTCTCTGGCTCTCAGAAACGAATCCAAACAATGTCATTAGCGAGAAGAAGTTTGAAACCTAACTCTAATGTATTAATCATAGATGACTTTATGAAGGCTGGAGGTACGATAAGAGGAATGATGGACTTAGTTTCCGAATTCCAATCTTCTATTGCTGGTATTGGTGTCTTAACGGAAGCCGTACATGATGAGGAAAAACTAGTAAGTGATTATGTGTCACTGACAAAGTTATCTGAGGTAGATTTAAAAGCGAAACAAATCAAAGTCGAGCAAGGAAACATTTTTTCTCTCGATTATTCATATGAAGATTAG
- the spoVT gene encoding stage V sporulation protein T, whose protein sequence is MKATGIVRRIDDLGRVVIPKEIRRTLRIREGDPLEIFVDRDGEVILKKYSPISELGDFAKEYAEALYDSLNHIVLIADRDSYIAVAGGSKKEYHNKGIGELVESAMSERKTMLEDQAGEYHLAGDSNEQVNGYCIAPIIANGDPIGAVTLISKEGNTMGDVEKKLAETAAGFLARQMEQ, encoded by the coding sequence ATGAAAGCAACTGGAATTGTTAGACGAATTGATGATTTGGGGCGAGTGGTTATTCCAAAGGAAATCCGCCGCACATTAAGAATTAGAGAAGGAGATCCATTAGAAATCTTTGTGGATCGTGATGGAGAGGTTATTTTAAAGAAGTATTCTCCAATCTCAGAATTAGGTGATTTTGCAAAAGAATATGCAGAAGCACTTTATGACAGTTTGAATCATATTGTTTTAATTGCTGATCGTGATTCCTACATCGCGGTAGCAGGAGGGTCAAAGAAGGAATATCATAATAAAGGTATTGGTGAACTAGTTGAATCGGCAATGAGTGAACGTAAAACAATGCTTGAAGATCAAGCTGGAGAGTATCATTTAGCTGGTGATTCTAATGAGCAAGTGAATGGATACTGTATTGCACCAATTATAGCAAACGGTGATCCAATAGGCGCAGTTACACTCATTTCAAAAGAAGGAAATACAATGGGTGATGTTGAGAAAAAACTTGCTGAAACAGCCGCAGGCTTCTTAGCGAGACAAATGGAGCAATAA
- a CDS encoding anti-sigma-F factor Fin family protein yields the protein MAIHYYCRHCSKNVGTLSDWQANDEQLGFNQLTNEEKQEMIECNSQGHLQVKVICEDCEKTLQENPDYHAQESFIH from the coding sequence ATGGCAATTCATTATTATTGTCGGCATTGTTCTAAAAATGTTGGAACACTAAGTGATTGGCAAGCAAATGATGAACAATTAGGATTCAATCAATTAACAAATGAAGAAAAGCAAGAAATGATTGAATGTAACTCACAAGGTCACTTGCAAGTAAAAGTGATTTGTGAAGATTGCGAAAAAACATTACAGGAAAACCCTGATTATCATGCTCAAGAATCATTTATCCATTAA
- the pth gene encoding aminoacyl-tRNA hydrolase, producing the protein MKLVVGLGNPGSKYDGTRHNVGFEVIDRCQQLFQLDLDQSKFKGIYGYKVIEGEKIFLLKPLTFMNLSGESVIPLMKYFKIPTEDLLVIYDDLDLAPGKIRLRQKGGAGGHNGMKSIISHLGTEEFNRIRIGIGRPPKGYAVPDYVLGSFSNEERNAVDESIETAAKAVDAWTKDSFINVMNTFN; encoded by the coding sequence ATGAAATTAGTTGTTGGTTTAGGGAATCCAGGCAGTAAATATGATGGAACAAGGCATAATGTAGGTTTTGAAGTCATTGATCGCTGCCAACAATTGTTTCAACTTGATTTAGATCAATCAAAATTTAAAGGGATTTATGGCTATAAAGTAATTGAAGGGGAGAAAATATTTTTATTAAAGCCTTTAACCTTCATGAATTTATCTGGTGAATCTGTCATCCCTTTAATGAAATATTTCAAAATACCAACGGAGGACTTGCTCGTTATTTATGACGATCTCGATCTAGCCCCTGGTAAGATTCGTTTGCGGCAAAAAGGTGGCGCAGGAGGGCACAATGGGATGAAGTCAATCATTTCCCACCTTGGTACAGAGGAATTTAATCGTATTCGAATAGGAATAGGACGGCCACCGAAAGGATATGCTGTACCAGACTACGTACTAGGCTCTTTTTCTAATGAAGAACGAAATGCAGTAGATGAGTCAATTGAAACAGCGGCTAAAGCCGTTGATGCATGGACAAAAGATTCATTTATTAACGTGATGAATACATTTAACTAG
- a CDS encoding polysaccharide biosynthesis protein, protein MKENKAKVSLLKGALYLSLAAFVGKVLSALYKVPYQNMTGDVGYYVYQQVYPLYGIAFVLATYGFPIVLSKTLAEMDISITNVEEKYNRIVVLFIAMFIFNGMIGAALMIFANSIAILMGDPQLTIAIRYLGLPFFVIAFLSLARGYFQSQGNMVPSSISQVVEQTVRIVVILSVATIAMAYNDPYKAGISAGVGAFVGGISGVLVMFVYVLREKKLKKLPRVSKNGIKKVWRVDIRQFFYSSLLVSISAMALIIYQFIDSFTIIRLLHFGGWDDVAAMKGIYDRGWPMIQLGAVVTTVFSYALIPSLTAAYVKKEYEHLRQLTMQSIKVCIVFGGAAAFGLIVVLPHLNPMLFKDQSGVIALQILSTTVLFAALFMTIAALLHAINRARDAALLLAAGVVIKIIGNNIAVPVLGIEGAALSSAISFLIIACCALYLLKRHRMVHRLEMTFMIKFVCAIIVMIFAVKLFEKGLLTFYFHEGIVARWEHTLLAITLSLIGAIIFIVFIWIFKVFNRAEWYSLPKISKILPYK, encoded by the coding sequence GTGAAGGAAAACAAAGCCAAAGTTTCTTTATTAAAAGGAGCATTATACTTATCATTAGCGGCATTTGTTGGGAAAGTGTTAAGTGCCCTCTATAAAGTTCCATATCAAAATATGACAGGTGACGTAGGTTACTATGTTTATCAGCAAGTATATCCGCTCTACGGAATAGCCTTTGTTTTAGCTACATACGGATTTCCAATTGTTTTGTCTAAAACATTGGCAGAAATGGATATTAGCATTACAAATGTGGAAGAAAAATACAATCGAATCGTCGTTTTATTTATAGCAATGTTTATTTTTAATGGAATGATAGGCGCTGCTCTCATGATCTTCGCTAACTCAATTGCGATATTAATGGGCGATCCACAACTGACAATAGCGATTCGCTATTTAGGGTTACCCTTTTTCGTCATTGCCTTTCTTTCACTAGCAAGAGGATATTTTCAAAGTCAAGGGAATATGGTTCCCTCCTCTATATCCCAAGTTGTCGAACAGACAGTAAGGATCGTTGTGATTTTATCGGTAGCTACAATAGCAATGGCGTATAATGATCCATATAAAGCTGGAATATCGGCAGGTGTGGGTGCCTTTGTTGGGGGTATTAGTGGTGTATTAGTGATGTTTGTTTATGTATTGAGAGAAAAAAAGTTGAAGAAGCTCCCTCGTGTTTCAAAAAATGGCATAAAAAAAGTGTGGAGAGTAGATATAAGACAATTTTTTTATTCGAGTTTGCTCGTATCAATCAGTGCAATGGCCCTCATTATTTATCAATTTATCGATTCTTTTACAATCATTCGTTTGCTTCATTTTGGGGGATGGGACGATGTAGCGGCAATGAAAGGAATATATGATAGGGGCTGGCCAATGATACAGTTAGGTGCTGTAGTCACTACTGTATTCTCTTATGCGCTCATTCCTTCATTAACAGCAGCGTATGTGAAAAAAGAATATGAGCATTTACGCCAATTAACGATGCAATCAATAAAAGTATGCATTGTATTTGGAGGCGCGGCTGCATTTGGCTTAATAGTCGTATTGCCTCACTTAAATCCAATGCTTTTTAAAGATCAGTCCGGTGTGATCGCATTACAAATCTTATCGACAACTGTGCTATTTGCAGCACTCTTTATGACAATAGCAGCACTACTACATGCTATTAATAGAGCAAGGGATGCTGCGTTACTTTTAGCTGCGGGTGTCGTTATAAAAATAATAGGTAATAATATTGCTGTCCCTGTTTTAGGAATAGAAGGCGCTGCTTTATCGTCAGCAATTAGTTTTCTCATTATTGCATGCTGCGCGCTTTACTTATTAAAAAGACATCGCATGGTACATAGGTTGGAAATGACGTTTATGATAAAATTTGTATGTGCCATCATCGTGATGATTTTTGCTGTAAAGCTCTTTGAAAAAGGATTATTGACTTTCTATTTCCATGAAGGGATTGTTGCGAGATGGGAACATACCTTGCTTGCTATCACTTTATCACTCATTGGAGCAATCATTTTTATCGTTTTTATTTGGATTTTCAAAGTGTTCAATAGAGCTGAGTGGTATAGCTTACCTAAAATATCAAAAATTCTACCATATAAATAA
- the glmU gene encoding bifunctional UDP-N-acetylglucosamine diphosphorylase/glucosamine-1-phosphate N-acetyltransferase GlmU codes for MSNEKNRYAVILAAGKGTRMKSDLYKVLHPVCDKPMVQHVVDEVEKCNVKKTIAVVGHGAEKVKDQLGDRVTYVLQEDQLGTGHAVMQTEPLLMDKEGTTVVLCGDTPLLTSETITALINEHESKGAKATILTAHAPDPTGYGRIIRNSSGVVNKIVEHKDASESERLVKEINTGTYCFDNKFLFSALKSVGNDNVQGEYYLPDVIEILEKQGELIAAYQTPDFNETVGVNDRVALSHAEMYMKQRVNEKLMRAGVTIIDPNNTYVSADVTIGRDTVLHPGTIIKGSSTIGERCHIGPHTEIVNSSIGNETTIKQSVVHDSKLGNIVSVGPFSHIRPDTELGNHVRVGNFVELKKMSMGDGSKASHLSYLGDAKIGSDVNVGCGSITVNYDGKNKFKTIINDGAFIGCNANLIAPVTVGENAFVAAGSTITDDVPGDSLAIARQRQTNKEGYVKKNDEK; via the coding sequence ATGAGTAATGAGAAAAACCGTTATGCAGTAATATTAGCTGCAGGTAAAGGAACTCGAATGAAATCTGATTTGTATAAAGTGCTTCACCCTGTTTGTGATAAGCCGATGGTTCAACATGTTGTAGATGAAGTCGAAAAATGTAATGTTAAAAAAACGATTGCAGTTGTTGGTCATGGTGCTGAAAAAGTAAAAGACCAGCTAGGCGATCGTGTAACTTATGTTTTGCAAGAGGATCAGTTAGGCACAGGGCATGCAGTAATGCAAACGGAACCGTTGTTAATGGATAAAGAAGGAACAACGGTTGTTTTATGTGGAGACACACCACTATTGACTTCAGAAACAATTACAGCACTCATAAATGAACATGAATCAAAAGGTGCAAAAGCAACGATACTAACAGCACATGCTCCTGACCCAACAGGCTATGGACGAATTATTCGGAATAGCAGCGGAGTTGTTAATAAAATTGTCGAGCATAAAGATGCTAGCGAAAGCGAGCGTCTTGTAAAAGAAATTAATACTGGAACGTACTGTTTTGATAATAAATTTTTATTTAGTGCACTGAAAAGTGTTGGAAACGATAATGTACAAGGTGAGTATTACTTACCGGATGTCATTGAAATACTTGAAAAGCAAGGCGAATTGATTGCTGCCTATCAAACACCAGATTTTAATGAAACGGTAGGTGTTAATGACAGAGTGGCATTAAGTCATGCAGAAATGTATATGAAACAGCGTGTGAATGAAAAGCTAATGAGAGCCGGTGTTACGATTATCGATCCAAATAATACATATGTGTCGGCAGATGTTACAATTGGAAGAGATACTGTTTTACACCCTGGTACGATAATTAAAGGGAGCAGTACAATTGGTGAACGCTGTCACATCGGACCTCACACGGAAATCGTTAATAGTTCAATCGGTAATGAAACAACGATAAAACAATCGGTTGTCCACGATAGTAAACTTGGAAATATTGTCTCAGTCGGTCCTTTTTCACACATTAGACCCGATACTGAGTTAGGCAATCATGTTCGTGTTGGTAACTTTGTTGAACTGAAAAAAATGTCTATGGGAGATGGCAGTAAAGCCTCTCATCTTAGCTATTTAGGAGATGCTAAAATAGGATCAGACGTCAACGTTGGATGTGGTTCAATAACCGTGAATTACGACGGGAAGAATAAATTTAAAACGATCATCAATGATGGTGCCTTTATCGGCTGTAATGCAAATTTAATTGCGCCAGTTACGGTTGGAGAAAATGCATTTGTAGCGGCAGGGTCAACCATTACAGATGATGTACCAGGTGATTCATTAGCAATAGCACGTCAGCGTCAAACAAACAAAGAGGGTTATGTAAAAAAGAATGATGAAAAGTAA
- the spoVG gene encoding septation regulator SpoVG translates to MEVTDVRLRRVNTEGRMLAIASITIDDEFVVHDIRVIDGNNGMFVAMPSKRTPDGEFRDIAHPISSKTREKIQSAVLAEYERAGDEVEFEEAGAS, encoded by the coding sequence ATGGAAGTAACAGATGTGAGACTTCGCCGTGTTAATACGGAAGGTCGTATGCTTGCAATCGCATCTATTACCATCGATGATGAATTTGTAGTACACGATATTCGTGTCATCGACGGCAATAATGGAATGTTTGTAGCAATGCCTAGCAAGCGTACTCCCGACGGAGAATTTAGGGATATTGCACATCCGATTTCTTCAAAGACCCGTGAAAAGATCCAGTCGGCAGTTTTAGCTGAGTACGAGCGTGCTGGTGATGAAGTGGAATTTGAAGAAGCTGGAGCTTCATAA
- a CDS encoding ribose-phosphate diphosphokinase — protein MAQYKDENLKVFTLNSNPSLAHEITSNIGIEMGKCSVSRFSDGEVQINIEESIRGCDIFIIQSTCSPANEHIMELLIMIDALKRASAQTINVVIPYYGYARQDRKARSREPITAKLVANLLETAGASRVITLDLHATQIQGFFDIPTDQLVGVPILSDYFEAQKLDDIVIVSPDHGGVVRARKMADRLKAPIAIVDKRRPKPNVAEVMNIVGNIEGKTAILIDDIIDTAGTITLAANAMIENGAKEVYACCTHPVLSGPAIDRIQNSKIKELVVTNTIPLQEDKKIDKITQLSVGPLLAKAIIHVHEQRSVSRLFN, from the coding sequence ATGGCTCAATATAAAGATGAAAATTTAAAGGTGTTTACACTAAACTCAAATCCAAGCCTTGCACATGAAATTACAAGTAACATAGGTATTGAAATGGGGAAATGCTCTGTTTCTAGATTTAGTGATGGTGAGGTTCAAATAAATATTGAGGAGAGCATTCGTGGATGTGATATTTTTATTATACAATCCACTTGTTCGCCAGCAAACGAGCATATTATGGAGCTATTAATTATGATTGATGCACTAAAAAGAGCGTCAGCGCAAACAATTAATGTCGTCATTCCATACTATGGTTACGCACGCCAAGATAGAAAAGCAAGATCTAGGGAACCAATTACAGCTAAATTAGTAGCTAATTTGTTAGAAACAGCAGGTGCATCAAGAGTCATCACACTTGATTTACATGCGACACAAATACAAGGGTTCTTTGATATTCCAACTGACCAATTAGTTGGTGTTCCTATTCTTTCTGACTATTTTGAAGCGCAAAAGCTAGATGATATCGTTATCGTTTCTCCAGACCATGGAGGAGTAGTTCGTGCAAGGAAAATGGCTGATAGACTAAAAGCGCCTATTGCGATCGTTGATAAAAGACGCCCTAAACCGAATGTAGCTGAAGTCATGAATATAGTAGGGAACATTGAGGGAAAGACAGCCATTCTTATCGACGACATTATTGATACTGCGGGTACCATTACTTTAGCTGCAAATGCGATGATAGAAAACGGTGCGAAGGAAGTGTATGCTTGCTGTACACACCCAGTTTTATCTGGGCCTGCTATTGACCGTATTCAAAACTCAAAGATTAAGGAATTAGTAGTAACAAATACGATACCGCTCCAAGAGGATAAAAAAATTGATAAGATTACGCAATTATCTGTAGGACCGTTGTTAGCTAAAGCAATTATCCATGTACATGAGCAACGATCTGTAAGCCGATTGTTTAATTAA
- a CDS encoding 50S ribosomal protein L25/general stress protein Ctc — protein sequence MATLQANTREDLRGSRLNKIRNDGNVPGVIYGKTIGNKPVTVEGSSLLKMIRENGRNGVFKLDVDGQQTDVMIYDIQVDPLKNEVIHVDFYAADMKSELDADVPVQAVGEAIGVKNGGVLQQSLHEVSVKALPNDLPDSIEIDVSQLDVNDSLQVKDLKTSGKYEINNDPEESVLSILPPTEQPNEPEVGEEPEGEPELVGNEEGNKEGEEE from the coding sequence ATGGCAACTTTACAAGCAAATACGCGAGAAGATTTAAGAGGATCGAGACTTAACAAGATTCGCAATGATGGAAATGTTCCAGGTGTCATATATGGAAAAACAATTGGTAATAAACCAGTTACTGTAGAAGGGTCATCGCTACTGAAGATGATTCGCGAGAACGGTCGAAACGGTGTTTTTAAACTAGACGTTGACGGTCAACAAACGGATGTTATGATATATGACATTCAAGTCGATCCATTAAAAAATGAAGTTATACATGTAGATTTCTATGCTGCTGACATGAAGAGTGAATTGGATGCCGACGTACCTGTACAAGCTGTAGGAGAAGCAATCGGCGTCAAAAACGGTGGAGTATTACAGCAATCGTTACACGAGGTTTCTGTAAAAGCGTTACCGAATGATTTGCCAGATAGCATTGAAATCGACGTTTCTCAATTAGATGTAAATGATTCTTTGCAAGTGAAGGATTTAAAAACATCAGGGAAATATGAAATAAATAATGATCCAGAGGAATCAGTATTGTCGATTCTTCCTCCAACAGAACAACCGAATGAACCTGAGGTTGGTGAAGAACCAGAAGGAGAACCCGAATTAGTTGGAAATGAAGAAGGAAATAAAGAGGGCGAAGAAGAATAG
- the mfd gene encoding transcription-repair coupling factor: MRGFIETLYRGDDVKSIVEGVEANISEQMVSGLAGSARSLLLATIFEKTKRSQLVITHNLFQAQKLYDDLTSLIGEDQVYLYPVNELIASEIAVASPEMKGQRMEALNQWISNKDAIVIAPMAGVRRLLPPKSLWFEFQLSFQVGKDIELNTTLNQLVNMGFQRVDMVSTPGQFSVRGGIIDIYPLTEENPVRIELFDTEVDSIRFFNVESQLSETQLQVVNIGPAKEVLLKEEHYQHGASSLEQALATSLKKVKNKAVKEKMAEQVGHEIRLLKEKTSFDSMYKYMSLFYDTRYTLLDYMPNNGLIFIDEVSRVQEMAKSLEKEEADWHTTMISQGASVSDIALALSWDELFHHCTIPRVYLSLFLRHVPSTNPKNLVSIQTKTMQNFHGQIHLLKNEVDRWKGANYSITFVCADNERADRMKSVLEDYDIESVVTSHDSPPVLGQTQIITGHLMSGFELPMQRLIIITEEEVFTKKTKRPKRRQKLSNAERIKSYSELQVGDWVVHINHGIGKYLGIETLEVAGIHKDYMHITYAGNDKLYVPVDQIDQVQKYVGSEEKEPKLYALGGNDWKKVTKKVKSSVQDIADDLIKLYAEREASKGFAFSKDGPEQREFESSFPYQETEDQIRAIEEIKKDMELERPMDRLLCGDVGYGKTEVALRAAFKAIMDGKQVAFLVPTTILAQQHYETIRERFQDFAVNTSILNRFRSRKEQQETMKGLNKGTVDIVVGTHRLLSKDITFENLGLLIVDEEQRFGVTHKEKIKKLKANVDVLTLTATPIPRTLHMSMLGVRDLSVIETPPENRFPVQTYVVEYNEGLVKEAIERELARGGQVFYLYNRVDDIEVVNDKISMLVPEANVRFVHGRMTESELESVMLEFLDGNVDVLVTTTIIETGVDIPNVNTLIIDNADKMGLSQLYQLRGRVGRSNRVAYAYFTHQRDKVLTEVAEKRLQAIKEFTELGSGFKIAMRDLSIRGAGNLLGAEQHGFIASVGFDLYSQMLKDAIDERKDNMSTDEKKVEEKSMEFDLQVDAYIPETYIPDSKQKIDMYKKFKMISSYQDILDLESEMIDRFGDFPKEVEYLTQVSKIKQYGIQNGVESIIEKNKECKVILSQHTTDTIDGSKLFTLVNKLSSKFNLSMTGNQITIHLKRKNVSDGDYLNLLEEVLSRLDEVSKEETKEKKATI; the protein is encoded by the coding sequence GTGAGAGGGTTTATAGAAACATTATACCGTGGGGATGACGTCAAAAGTATAGTAGAAGGTGTTGAAGCAAATATATCAGAACAAATGGTATCAGGCTTAGCAGGCTCGGCTAGGTCCCTTTTACTTGCGACAATATTTGAAAAAACGAAGCGTTCACAATTAGTTATTACTCATAATCTTTTTCAAGCACAAAAATTATATGATGATTTAACATCTTTAATAGGCGAGGACCAAGTATATTTATACCCTGTAAATGAATTGATAGCATCGGAAATAGCGGTTGCGAGTCCAGAAATGAAGGGACAAAGAATGGAAGCTCTCAATCAATGGATTTCTAATAAAGATGCTATTGTTATTGCTCCTATGGCCGGTGTTAGGAGACTATTACCACCAAAATCATTATGGTTTGAATTCCAGTTATCATTCCAGGTTGGTAAGGACATAGAATTAAATACGACACTGAATCAATTAGTTAATATGGGGTTTCAGCGCGTCGATATGGTTTCAACGCCAGGTCAATTCAGTGTGCGTGGAGGAATTATTGATATTTATCCATTAACGGAAGAGAATCCAGTCCGAATTGAATTATTTGATACAGAAGTAGATTCTATTCGTTTTTTTAACGTTGAATCACAGCTTTCGGAGACGCAGCTTCAAGTGGTGAACATTGGGCCTGCAAAAGAAGTGCTATTGAAAGAAGAACACTATCAGCATGGTGCTAGTAGCTTAGAGCAAGCACTTGCGACAAGCTTAAAGAAAGTAAAAAATAAGGCTGTTAAGGAAAAGATGGCCGAACAAGTTGGCCATGAAATTCGTTTACTTAAAGAAAAAACAAGCTTTGACTCCATGTATAAGTATATGTCTCTATTCTACGATACTAGATATACATTACTAGACTATATGCCAAACAACGGGTTAATTTTTATTGATGAAGTGAGTAGAGTTCAAGAAATGGCGAAAAGTTTAGAGAAAGAGGAAGCGGATTGGCATACGACAATGATATCGCAAGGAGCGTCTGTTTCTGATATCGCCTTAGCTTTGTCATGGGATGAATTATTTCATCATTGTACTATACCGAGGGTTTATTTAAGTTTATTTTTACGGCATGTGCCCTCTACGAATCCTAAAAATTTAGTGAGTATTCAAACGAAAACAATGCAAAATTTCCATGGACAAATCCATTTATTAAAAAATGAAGTCGATAGATGGAAGGGTGCCAATTATTCTATTACGTTCGTCTGTGCAGACAATGAACGTGCAGATAGAATGAAAAGTGTTTTAGAAGATTACGACATCGAATCAGTAGTGACATCACATGATAGTCCGCCTGTTCTGGGACAAACTCAAATTATAACTGGGCATCTTATGTCAGGGTTTGAATTGCCAATGCAGCGACTGATTATCATTACAGAAGAAGAAGTTTTCACTAAAAAAACGAAGCGACCGAAAAGACGTCAAAAGCTATCTAATGCAGAACGAATTAAAAGCTACTCTGAGCTACAGGTTGGTGATTGGGTCGTACACATCAATCATGGTATTGGTAAATACTTAGGGATTGAAACGTTAGAGGTAGCGGGTATTCATAAAGATTATATGCATATCACATATGCTGGAAACGACAAGTTATATGTTCCGGTAGATCAAATTGACCAAGTGCAAAAGTACGTTGGCTCTGAAGAAAAAGAGCCTAAATTATATGCACTAGGCGGTAATGATTGGAAGAAGGTTACTAAAAAAGTAAAATCATCCGTCCAGGATATAGCGGATGATTTAATAAAGCTCTATGCTGAAAGGGAAGCAAGTAAAGGATTTGCATTTTCTAAAGATGGTCCAGAGCAGAGGGAATTTGAGTCATCGTTCCCATATCAAGAAACAGAAGATCAGATTCGCGCAATTGAAGAAATAAAGAAGGACATGGAGCTAGAACGGCCAATGGATCGTTTACTCTGTGGGGATGTGGGCTACGGTAAAACGGAAGTTGCTTTACGTGCGGCATTTAAGGCAATCATGGATGGTAAACAAGTGGCTTTCCTCGTGCCAACAACAATCCTTGCACAACAGCACTATGAGACGATCCGAGAGCGATTTCAAGATTTCGCAGTAAATACGAGTATATTAAATCGCTTTAGATCTAGAAAAGAACAGCAAGAAACAATGAAAGGACTAAACAAAGGGACAGTAGATATAGTCGTAGGAACACATAGATTATTATCAAAGGATATTACATTTGAAAACCTTGGATTATTAATCGTTGATGAGGAGCAACGCTTCGGTGTTACTCATAAAGAGAAGATTAAGAAATTAAAGGCGAACGTCGATGTGTTAACTTTGACAGCGACTCCTATTCCAAGGACACTTCACATGTCCATGTTAGGTGTGAGAGACTTATCGGTCATTGAAACACCACCAGAAAATAGATTTCCAGTACAAACATACGTAGTGGAATATAATGAGGGGTTAGTAAAAGAGGCGATAGAGCGTGAATTAGCGCGCGGTGGTCAAGTATTTTACTTGTACAATCGCGTCGATGATATTGAAGTAGTCAATGACAAAATTTCCATGTTAGTTCCAGAAGCAAATGTACGTTTTGTTCACGGAAGAATGACAGAATCGGAGTTAGAATCGGTAATGCTCGAATTTCTTGATGGAAATGTAGACGTATTGGTCACGACAACAATTATAGAGACCGGTGTAGATATCCCGAATGTAAATACGTTAATCATTGATAACGCTGATAAGATGGGGCTTTCACAGTTGTACCAATTAAGAGGGCGTGTTGGTCGATCAAATAGAGTAGCATATGCTTACTTTACTCATCAGAGAGATAAAGTGTTAACAGAGGTCGCCGAAAAGAGATTACAAGCTATTAAAGAATTCACAGAGCTTGGCTCAGGATTTAAAATTGCGATGCGTGACTTATCCATTCGTGGGGCCGGTAACTTGCTAGGTGCTGAACAGCATGGATTTATCGCATCGGTTGGTTTCGACTTGTACTCACAGATGTTGAAAGATGCTATTGACGAGCGTAAAGACAACATGTCAACGGATGAGAAGAAAGTGGAAGAAAAAAGCATGGAGTTTGACCTACAAGTAGACGCTTATATTCCTGAAACGTATATACCAGACTCGAAGCAAAAAATTGATATGTACAAAAAGTTCAAAATGATAAGCTCCTATCAAGATATATTGGATTTAGAAAGTGAAATGATTGATCGTTTTGGAGATTTCCCTAAAGAAGTAGAATACTTAACACAAGTATCAAAAATAAAGCAATATGGTATTCAAAACGGTGTGGAGTCCATTATTGAAAAAAATAAAGAATGTAAGGTGATTTTAAGTCAGCATACGACAGATACTATTGATGGGTCAAAACTGTTTACTTTAGTTAACAAGCTATCAAGTAAGTTCAACTTATCGATGACAGGAAATCAAATTACGATCCATTTAAAAAGAAAAAACGTGTCAGATGGAGATTATTTAAACTTATTAGAAGAAGTTTTATCAAGACTTGATGAGGTCTCAAAAGAAGAAACGAAAGAGAAAAAAGCGACAATATAA